CAAAAGGGTATCCGCAGCCACCAAGGCGTTCACCGTCAAAAGTCCCAGCGAAGGAGGGCAATCCATGAAGACCAAATCAAAATCCTTGAAGGCACCACGATGCCTGGCGAGCCTGGTCTCCCTGCTTATGACCCCCGCCAACTCCACTTCTGCAGCCGCCAAATCAAGGGTCGCCGGCAAAGCCCATACTCCTTCCCACTCCGTAGGAATTATGACATCCTTGGGCTTTGCCTTGTCCAGGACCAAATGATAGACGTTCTTCTTCACTGCCTTGGCGTCTATTCCTAAGCCACTGGTGCTGTTTCCCTGGGGATCCATGTCTATGACCAGCACCTTCTTACCTTTACGGCCCAACTCTGCAGCGAGGTTGACACAGCACGTGGTTTTCCCAACCCCACCCTTTTGATTAGCAACAGCAACAGCCTTCAACGAACACACCTCCACCAGTGCAGTTTCTGAGCTCGCCCCGGTTTCCTAGGAAAAGTTTTTGGGCAGTACTCCTCTTTTTTCCAGACCACCAGGAACAAGTTCTTTTCACCCAGCCTGTAAGAATATATTTCTGGTTCCGAAAGGCCCAATTTATTCCACGATGGCCCCACTTCCTTAAGCTCTTCCTCTACCTTGGGCCCCTTGAAACAAAGAAGGATTCCCCCTTTCATCACCAAGGGGGACATATACTCTGCACAAAGGCCTAGATGTCCCACTGCACGGGTGGCCGCTGCTGAAAACCTCTCCCTATTTTCCGCAGCAAAGATCTCTGCCCTGTCGCATACCACGAAAGCATTCTTCAGCCCTAGGTTTCTTATCATCTCACCGACGGCAGCGCACTTCTTATGCACGCTGTCGAGGAGATAGACATTCAGGTGGGGACGGCATATCGCCCAAAGCATTCCTGGAAGCCCACCACCAGTTCCCACATCTACAGCGCTGCCAATCTCCGGGATAAGGGGTAACGAAAATCCACAATCCAAAAGATGTTCATTCCAGATCTTAGATGGATCTCGCTCCCCAGTGAGTCTAGAAGTGGAGTTCATCGCAGAAAGAATATGGACGTATGTTTCAAGGGTGTCCTCGTTCCTTTGGATCTCCGGCATTATATCTTCAATGTGGATCTCTGCCTTGATTTTTATGATTTTCACTCCTTTATCCCGCAGGAATAAATTTGCTCATATAATAATAACACTCACAGGAATTCTTTTGCACCTTCAAGGTTCTCTAAATTTGACCTAAAAGGAGGAATGTAAAGTGGGAAGCACTCTTGTAAGGTCGGGCAACATCATATCCTTGCGGCTGGAAGACGGAAGCGACTTGCTTCCAGAGCTCAAACACTTGCTGGAAAAGGAAGCAGTAAAGGGCGCAGTCATACTCTCGGCCATAGGTATGCTCAGAAACTTCACCATCGGATGGCTGGGGCCTGAAGGATACGTCAAAAAGGAATACAACGAACCCTATGAGCTTTTGAGCATCAGTGGAACCGTGAACATTATGGAGGACGGAGGAGTGTTCATCCACCCCCACGCAGCCCTTTCCGGCCGCGACCATTCTACCGTAGGAGGGCATCTTTTCAGCGGAGTGGTTCACAACACCCTCGAAGCAGTATTACTTGTTCCAGAGGGCGTCTCTTACTACCGAAAAGAACTGGAAGAGGGAGGGTACAAAAAATTCTGCCCGCAAAGAGAGGAAAATTAAGACGTTTACTTTGGCTGCTAGTTCCTATAATATTATTTGCCCAATTATTCATGGGGCTTCCTGCAGAGGCCTATCTGCAGGAAGCCTTTGCCGTAAAGGTATATGATGGCGACACCATTGAGGTAATCCTTCCAGACGGAAGCAAGAAAAAGGTGCGGTACCTCGGAATAGACACCCCAGAGCTTCATCACCCTCAAAGGGGGGAGGAGGAGCTCGGCAAAATTGCAGCAGCCTTCAACGCTCAGCTTGTCATGAAAAAGGCCATAATACTCGAAGTGGACGTTCAACCTTACGACAGGTACGGGAGACTTCTTGCATGGGTCTGGCTATCCCCAAAAAACAAGGACCTTTTGGTGAACGAAATCATAACCAGAAACGGGCTTGCTATGCCTTTTACCCTAAGCCCCAACGTCAAATATACAGATCGCATAATAAGAGCTTTCCGATTGGCCTTCAAGGAAAGAAAAGGGTTTTGGGACAAAGCCTGCCGAAGGGTTTTCACCTCCGAACAGGCTTGGAACGAACTTCCCTCATTGGCGGGGAAATTTATAACCCTGAAGCTCACCATACGGGAGATAGAACGGTCGTCCAACAAGGTATCCCTCGTGGATATGAACGGAAAGATGAGAGTAGTGATATACAACGATGACCTTCCCCGGTTCTCCAAAACGAAATTCGAAAAGAACCTAACGCTGTACGTTGCGGGAAAGCTCAGGACAAGCTTCCAGGGAGGGCAAATGAAACTGGCTGACCCCATACAGATAATCAAGATGAAACATTAACCCCAAAGTTTTTCACAACTAAATGCCAACTTGTCCACTAGAATATCCACAAATCCACATATTTTTCCACTCTTGTTTCCACTTATCCACATGTATGGGTCTATGTTTCACGTGAAACATTTTCTCCGGCTGGTGTGTTTCACGTGAAACGTATATCCTTAATCATCCTCAAGTAGTATAATTTCCCTGTGGGAGTGTTGCATTTATATACGTATTTTTCCTGATGTTTTATGCTTTATTTTCTGCAAAAATAGACATCGTATAGGCTTTTCAACCTAAACCCAACATCTGAATACATCTGGCAGGATCACCTGTTCTGTGAGGAGATAGATGGAAATGAAAAAATACATGAAGATTCTGTTCGTAAGCCTCTCTATAGCATTCATCGCTTTTGGAGGAGGGGTTTTGTATCTCTCCCAAAAGGATGTGGCTGTAGATTATGCCAAGGCCAGTGCCCAGCGCATGGCCTCAGAAAAGCTGGGAGCCACTCTTTCTGTGGGCAAGATCTCTGGGAACCCTATTCGGGGATATACCGTCTCAGGTATATCACTAAATAAAGACGGTATCCTCATAACCAAGGCTCGGGGGTTGTCTCTAAAACTTGACCCCCTAGCCCTACTGTTAGGTAAGACCAAAGTGCGAAGCGTTAAGTTGAGTGGAGGAGAGATTTTCGCTGATAACCTTCCCTCTTTGTTTACAGGTCAAGAAGAAAAGACCCTTGAAAAGCTACCCGACATAAAGCTCTCCATTGTCCAAAGCACTATACGAACGAAAGAATCCTCCGTAGGCCTTGACTCTGTAAGGCTTTCCTCGAGCAATGGGGCCCTTTCCCTTCACGGCAAGGTTTCATTCAAAGGGCTCTCCTCTGAACTTGAGGGAAGGGGTAGCTTCAAAAACGGCAAGCTTTCCCTGGAGAGGTTCAAAGCGACCATAGGTAAGGGAAATATCGAAGTTAAGGGAGATATTTACCCTACGGTGGCATGCACAGGCAAGGTCTCTGACCTTGACTTAGAAGTTGTATCCTTTTTGTGGCCCGCCCTGAAGGATAAAGGCTTCAGTGGAAGTTTCTCCACGTCCCTTGAAATCGAGGGGCCATGGCGTGAAGTGGGTCTCAGGGGAAGTTTGAGCATGGACAAAGGGCAAATATGGGGCATACCTGTAGAGGGACTTAGATCCAACTGGTGGAGTAGAGGCAGGAAACTATGGTTTGAGGACATATCTGGCTTCGCAAATAACTCTAAGGTCTCTGGAAAGCTTGGAATGCTCTTTAGCGCCCTTCCCCCGGAGCTTTACTTCGATTTGGATGTACAAGATGGGGAACTGGTCCAATGGACTAAAACCTTCCCTTGGCTGGGGTTTGCTTCAGGAAGCATAGAAAAGGCCCATATAGGCTTCGCAGTGAAAAGGGGCAAAGTGGTGGGGCCCGCGCGGGTTGAGGCCTCCTCCGTGACCATGGCTGGACAACCCATAGAAAACCTTACAGCCACGCTGGACTTCAAGGAAAACTATACATCCTTGGTCACCATTTCAGGCAGGTGGCTTGATGCTCCTGTAGCTGGTTCAGGGATAATCCGCATAAAAGAAGGGCCTTATTTTGACTTTACCCTTTCTGGAAAGGGTATCGCACTGAACAAGGCTAGAACCATCGTTCCCGTGGAGGGCATGAAACTTGAGGGCCTTGCGGGCGGTACCGTGAGAATAAGTGGAACTCCAGGCAAAATTTCGTCAGATGGCAAGCTTTGGTCTGAAAAGATAAGGGTGATGGGACATCTGATAGAGAATCCTGCAGTGGAGTTTGCCTATTCCAATTCCATGCTGCAGGTTAAAGACTTGTCCGCAACGTGGAACAGCCTACCTATACGGGGGTCGGGGAAAATATCCGGATTGGGCACCCAGAAGGCATCTTTGCTCTTCAGCGGAACTGGAGGAAAGGTAAACCTATCGAAAGTCCTGCAGGCTGCAGGGATATCCATCCCCAACTTGAAAGGTGAGGTTTCAACTTCATGGAAGGTAACTGGAAGCATAAGCAACCCTGATATCTCCCTGAGCTTCTCATCTAGCTTTATAAAGGGACCTTACGACATAGAGCTTTCGGACATCACCATGTGGACCGACCTTCCCTTATCGGCCATAAGCCAAAGGACCCCAACGGCAAAGATCTCCTTCAAGGCCCAAAAGGGAAGCCTAAGGGGCCTCCATACTGGCCCTATCTCAGGCAAAGCATCATATTCTCAGAAAGAAGTACTTTTAGAAGGACTATCCTTAAGCCTGTGGGATAGCCAGTTGACAGCTAAAGGCAAAATCCTCATGCCCCAGAAAGAGAAAGAAGCGCCCCACATGGAGTTTGAGGGCTCCGTAGAGAAGGCCAATCTGGCCAAAATGGGGGAGCCCTTCAAACTGCCCTTGAAAGGAACACTGAACGGCACCTTCAAAGTTACGGGAAGCCTCCTTTCCCCCGAGGTCGCAGCGAGTTTTTTGTGCGACGAACTGACCTTTAGGGACTATTCTTTCAGTAACGCAGAAGGTCAAATATCCGTGAAGGATGGGATAGCCAAGATAGTTAAAGGCACCGCTCGAATAGGGGAGGGAACCGTCTCCGTAAAGGGCTCTTTCCCCATTAAAAAGGAGAAAGATGCGGACTTGTCCCTTTCCATAGAGGGCAACAACCTGGATCTTGCTCTTTTTACCAAGGAATCCCGACAAGCAAGGGCCATGAACCTAGGTGGGTTGATCAACCTAGCAGTTGAGGCTTCAAGGAGCAGAGGCGATTGGTCAGGTAGTGGCGAGATTAATTCCGACACCATAAAACTTCACGGTTTAACGATAAGCAACTTCCACGCTCCTTTATCCTTCTCCGGTGACTTCCTTAAGGTCTACAAGGCCAAGGGGACCTTCTACGGGGGAAGCGCCACTGCGGACGCTCTCTTCAACCTAAGGACGGGCAAGTGGTCCGCCATGATCGCAACCTCCAACACCAACATCGAGGGAGTAGTGAAGGACGCCTTGAGCCTCAAGGGCAAGGTCACGGGGAAAGGCGACCTGAACCTCAACCTAGAAGGATCCTTTACCAAACCCATGCCCATAAAGGGAAATGGTCGTTTCTCCGCAAAGGACGGAGAGATATCGGATTTCAAGGCTATCAAGATAATAGCTGCACCCCACGGCCTTTCGTCCATCCGCTACAGCAACGTGGAAACCTACTTCAACATCTTGGGCAACACCCTCACTTTGATGCCTGGAAGCCGCATGACGGCCTATCCTCAGGATCCCTTGTACCGGTACCTCACCGCCGACGGGACCCTGGGGCCTGGTTCAAGCATAAACTTAAACTGCAGTGGCAACATAAACATGCAGACCCTCAATGCCCTGGTGGGGGCCATACAGGGAATAATGGGATCAGACATACAAAACCCACAAGAGCTCCTTTCTGGCCTCTTGGGAGGCCTGGTTGGGGGGCTGTCGAAACAGGACTTCCGGGACGTTTCCTTCCACGTTTCCGGAACGTGGGAGAAACCTATGATATCCAACATAAAGGTCTATTCTCCTGCAAAGAGTCAGCCTATACCTGAAGACAATACAGACCCATCGGTGAAAGATGACCAGACCAAGGTCAACATAAACATCCCCACCAATGGGTCTGACGAGAGCGTTGGCGATCAGCTGAAACAGCAAATACTGGAACAGATATTCAAACAGTCTGTACCCAGCGAATAGGCACCGAAACTAGTACTTTCTCAATATTTCCTCCAATGTCAGGTGGTCAATGTTGCCACCTGATATTATTATGCCGGTTTTCCTGCCCCAGCCTGATATCTTGCCGGAAAGGAGGGCCGCTACGCCAACAGCCCCGGCACCTTCAACTACCTGGTGATGCTCTCTGAAAAGCCATACTATCGCTTTTGCGATTTCCTCCTCCGTCACCGCAACAAAGCCCTTTACTCTCCTTCTTGCAAGGTCCAAAAGGCTTTGGGGAATCCAACCCGTAAGGCCATCTGCCAAGGAGTCCTTATATTCCACCTCTACAACCCTTCCCGTGGGCCAAGATGCCACATAAGGCTGTGAGGAAACTGACTGGACTCCCCATATTTCAACGTCAGGACGAAGGGTCTTGGCTGCCAGGGCTATCCCTGAGATAAGGCCGCCACCACCTGCAGGAACTATGATTGTGTCTATCTCGGGCTCATCCATCATCATCTCCAGCCCTGCGGTGCCCGCCCCACAAATGATGTATGGGTCCTCAAAAGAGGAAATGTACGTCATTTTCTCCTCTCTCTCCAAACTGTGAGCTTTCGCTTCCGCATCGTCGTAAAAATGGCCTGCCACTACGAGGTCCACCCATGGACCACCGTACCTTTTTATGGCCTTTTTCTTGGTTTCAGGACACACCCCAGGCACGCATATGGTGGCCTTCACCTTCAGCATGGACGCTGCAATGGCTATGCCCTGGGCATGGTTTCCGCTCGAGGCCGTGACAACGCCCCTTTTCTTCTCTTCTTCGGTTAAGCTGAACATCTTGTTCAAGGCACCTCTCACCTTGAAGGAGCCCGTAAGCTGCTGATTTTCCCATTTCAAGTAGACTTCACCACCTGCAATCTCCGACAACGGCAGGGATTTTTCCGTTGGTGTATGCCGCACCTTCCCTTTTAGAAATCTTGCTGCAAGAAGCAGGTCTTTCATGGATGGGTTGATGAACATTCCTGCACCTCCTCGAATAATGCTTTTTCTGATAGTATAAACCCACTGCTAAGGAGGGTGAAGGATGACTTTCAAATTGGTGGTTTTGGATTTGGATGGGACCTTATTGCGTCCCGACAACAGCATATCTTCTAAGACTCAAAAGACAATCGCAGAGTGCATCAAAAGGGGAATTTGCGTTACCATAGCCACTGGAAGGCTTTTTCCCTCTGTCTTGCCTTTTGCGAAGGCATTGAACCTGAAAGACCCCCTCATAACAGCAAACGGCGCAGACATAAGAAACCCAAGAACCAACGAGCAATTATTTTTCCGGCCTATAGACTCCCGTACTGCCAGGGAATTAATGGCTTTTTTCAAGGACAGAGGGTGGTATATCCAGTCATACGTGGGAGATAACCTTTACGTGTACGAAAGAAACGAAACCGCTCTAGAGTATGGGAGACTCACATTCCTGGATCCCATAGAGCTAAAAGAAAAGCTTTTCACCTTGAACGAAAGCCCTACCAAGCTTTTATCTATAGCAAAAAGCCCTGAAGAGGCCGTACTCATACGTAAAGCTGTGCAGGAAGAGTTTGGCGAAAGGATTTATGCTGCAGTAAGCAACCGACTCTTCGTGGACATGGCTCACCCTGAAGTCAGTAAAGCCAGGGGAGTAAAGATCTTAATGGAGAAGATGGGCATTAAAAGCAATGAAATGATGGCCATTGGGGATTCGGAAAATGACCTTCCCCTCTTTGAGATGGCAGGTTTTTCGGTTGCCATGGGAAACGCTAGAAAAGAAATCCAGGACCGCGCAGATGCTGTAACCTCGCCTAACTATGACGATGGAGTAGCTGCGGCCCTGGAAAGGTACGTGCTCCAAGATCCTTAAAGCACCCTACGGGGCCCTTTGGGGACCCTCAAACCAAGGTTTTCAAGGCCTTTATGACCGTAGATATCTCCTCTTTTGTGTTGAAATACCCCACGCTGAGCCTCAGGGCTCCCTGGGGAAAACTTCCTAAAGTCTCGTGAGCCACCGGCGCACAGTGAAGGCCAGGGCGAGCCTCGATACCATACTCATCAGCCAACTTAAGGGCCAAGGTAGCGTTATCGCCATCTTGAGGGTTAACGGCGAAGACGCTGAGGCGCCCCTGCATGGTTTTTTTGCCGTAGAGGGTAAGCTTTTTCATATCCAATATTGCCTCAAGAAGAAGCTCTCCCAGCTTTTTTTCCTTCTCTCGTATGGTTTCCAACCCCGTTTTTCTTATCCATTCCAGGGCCGCTGAAAGTCCTGCAATGCCAGGCAAGTTGGGAGTCCCGGCCTCAAACTTGTCTGGTAGGCTCTCCGGCTGAACTTGAAGGTGGGACAAACTTCCCGTGCCTCCCTCCACCAAGGGCTTTACTCTCTCAGCAAAGGAAGGTTCCCATACTATGCCTCCTGTTCCCTGGGGCCCCATAAGGCCCTTATGTCCCGTAAAGCAGAGGGCAGCAAGACCAAGGTCCCTAGCGGAGATATCCAGAACCCCAGCGGTCTGGGCGCTATCCAAGACCAATGGAACGCCGTACTGCCTACACAACTTGGACACTTCCTCAATGGGTTGGATGGTTCCGCAGACATTGCTGCAGTGGCTCATGACCGCCAGGTCTTGGCCTTCTTTCAGGGCTTGTTCGAAGCGTTCCAGATCCAACGTGCCGTCAGAAAAACACGGCGAAACGGTAACCTTTACACCCCTCTCAGACTCCAGCCTTCTTAGGGGGCGCATCACGGCGTTGTGCTCCATAGATGTGGTAACCACCCTGCTAGAGGGCCGTAAAAACCCCTTCAATACTACGTTCAGGGCCTCGGTGACGTTGGATGTGAAGGTTACGTACCTGGGGTCTTCGTCCTTGTAGCCGCCGAAGAAGGATGCCAGTCTCTCCCTGGTCGTTGTAACCAAGTCCAAGGTCTCCAAGTCCCTAGAACTGGAGGAACCTCTGGCCAGGTTGGCCCCAGAGCTGGTCATGAACTGGTACATTGCCTTTGGCACCTCTTCAGGTTTTGGCCATGAAGTTGCCGCGTTGTTCATATATATTCCCATCTCTTTCACCTCCTTTTCTTGCTCTTTATAAACTCCTGCTCGGCAATTTTAACACTATTTTTGCTGAAAAATCCGTTCTTTACGTATATAATTATTACCTAGTGGGGGTTTTTATTTTTGTTTTTCTGTTTATTCAAGATAGGAGGGGAAATGGTGAAAAATTCAAGACTATTAAGGTTTTCCGTTCAGGGAGTCTTTCTGGTCCTTCTTACCTGGATAGGCTACAGACACCAGGTTGTAGGCGGAGGTCCTTCCGGAATACCTCCGGTGGATGCTTTTTGTCCCTTTGGAGGGTTGGAGGGGCTTTTTCAAGTTATGACCTCCGGGGTTTGGCTTCGGAGGCTTGCTCCGAGCTCTTTGATTCTTTTTCTGCTCCTTGTTGGCGTTACTTTGGTGCTTGGAAGGGCCTTTTGCGGCTGGATTTGCCCCCTTGGAACGTTGGGGGAGTGGAGCGCCTCTTTGGGGCGGAAAATGGGCATAAAACCCAAAAAGCTACCCAAAAGCATAGATGGCCCTCTGAGATACCTTAAATACCTCATTTTGGCGGCCATAATTGGGGGAACTTGGAAATTGGGCACCCTGGTATGGAGAAATTATGACCCTTGGGTTGCATGGATGCATCTTTCAGCGTTTTTCGAAGCATTTCCAGAAAAACCCGGAGGCTTTATTGTGCTTTTTTTGACGGTCATAGGGGCCAGCTTCTTCATAGAAAGGTTTTGGTGTAGGTATTTATGCCCTCTGGGCGCTTTTCTCGCAATACTTCAAAAGGCTTCTTTAACCAAGATAACCAGAAGTGAGCGAAGCTGCGTTCACTGCCATAATTGTGGAAGATCCTGCCCTGTGGAGCTTGACCCCGAAAATGTGGAGGTAGAAAGGAGCGCAGAATGCATAGCCTGCGGTAGGTGTGCAGAAAACTGCCCCATAGATGGTACTCTCTTTTTCGGGATCAAGAAAAAGAAGCTATCTGTTTCGCTGGTGGGGCTTGCCACGGTGCTTTTGCTCTTAGGAGGCATAGCAACAGCTAGGTTAAGTGGCCTTTGGCAAACCTTTGCTCCCATACCTTCTTCCATAACAGGCCCTGCCGCCGTAGATTCCCTGTACGGATGGATGACCATAACTCAGATGGCAGAAGTCCTCCATGTAAGCCCCAAGGAGTTCTTAAAGCTCGGAGGCCTGGATGAATCGACTCCATTGGACGTAAGGGTCAAAGATATCCCCGGTATAGACGATGAAGCTCTCAAGGAGCGCATCAGGGAGGCTCTATCTGCTCAGGAGGCCTCTAAAAAGACGTCCTCCTTCATTCCTTCCCCAGAGGAAATAAAAGGAAGCATGACCATGAGACAAGTAGAGGAAATCTACAAGGTCCACGGAGAGGAAGTCTTCACCCTGGCTGGATGGCCTGACAACCTCAGCAAAGAAAAACCTCTCAAGGACCTTGCAGTTGAACTTGGCAAGGAAGTGAGCCAGATAAGGGATGCCGTAAAGAAATTGCTTGAAAAAAACCAGTAAAAAGTGTTAGTAGCTATTGACTTTTGTTGACTTTTATTTTGTTTCTTTTTACTATCTCTAAAGTTTTAAGTGCTATATCCCGTCCTGCAAAGGGGCGGGATATTTTTTTTGCCGTCTCTGAAAGTCTCTTCATCTCTTGGAACGAAGAGAGTATCATGTTCGCCTTTGATGCGGCCCTTCTGTATTCGAACAGGACCCTTGCTGCTTGTCTGTCCAAAAGATAGTCGCTGTTTCTCTGTTCTTGGCCGGGTATTGGGTCCGTCAATATTATGGGTTTACCCATGCACAAAAGTTCGGAGGTTGAAAGGCCGCCAGGTTTCATAAAGACTAAGTCGCTGGAAGCGTAATAGTCTATTATGTTGTCCACGAACCCCTTCACTTCCACCCTTGAAATATCTTCCCACTGGCTTGAAAGTTTCTGAAAAAGTTTTTCGTTATTGCCGCATATCACCGTTATCAGGGCATCTGTGTCTTTGTAGAGGGATACTAGGACCTCCTCGATGGGGCCCACACCAATGCCGCCTCCCATCACCAGAATGTGGCTAGCCTTGCTGTCTATGCCCAGTTTTACCCTGCCTTCCTCCTTACTTGGGGGGGATGAATAGATGGGATCAACGGGTATGCCCGTTAGAAAGATCCTTTCAGGCTCCAGGTCATCGGCAAGACACTGTTCCAAAGTCTCCTCTGATGCCACAAACCAGGCATAAAATGCAGGATTACGATGGAAAACATGGCTCAGGAAATCGGTGTTAACGTAGCAGACTGGAATTCGGTCTTTAAATTTATCCAGCACAACCTGGGAACCGAAAAAATGGGTGAATAAGACAGCATGGGGGGCGAAGTTTTCAAGTTCATCAAGGAGGCTTGCGGTGTTAACCTTCTCAGTCAGTTCAGCAAGGGTGGCGAGAACTCCATCCCTTGCTGAGGGGTTATCCATGGTATCGTAAAAGTACCCCCACAGTTGGGGCATTTTCCTAACTAGCTCCAAGTACGACCTGGTGTATATGCCCCTTACTATGGGAGAGTAGAAGGAAAGGGTATCCAAGCACAAAACCTCTACATCTGGAGACACCGTGCCAAACCATTTAGCAAGAGCTTTTGCTGCCGTCTTATGTCCCGTTCCTACCGAAGCATACAATATAGCTACCCTTATCTTAGTCATATACATCCCTCTTTCAGTCTAATCTTTTATGCCCTTCAAAAGATCCCCTAGAGTGGGCCCTGCGCTCTGCTCTTGTTCCTTTACGGCCTTGATAGCCGACTGTAAGGAATCCTTTATAAGCTCCTCGCTGTAGTTAGGAGGAAAGTAGAGGGCGGCTGCGTCAGCATGTCCACCTCCTCTTACCTTTCTTCCATCTTTTAGAAGTCCTACAATGCGTCCTGCCAAGGCATTCCTGCTTCTGAGGGAGACGCTCCAATCTCCCTGGGGTCTTCTGTTGGCCACCGCTACCAGAAGAGGAGGATTTTCCATCTTGTCCAGAACTAGCCCGCAAAAGTCCGATACGTCACCAAACTCCAAAATATTCGGCTTTACGAACATCAGGTCCTTGTCTGCTCCAGATATCTCCTCTAAGGCCCTCTTGAAGCGTTCTTCCTGCATCTTCACGAATTGGGTGGTACCTTCATGTTCCCAGCGGGCCAATTTAGGGCTTGGATCCGCAGCAAGCCTGGCAAAGAGGCTGTAG
The DNA window shown above is from Thermovirga lienii DSM 17291 and carries:
- a CDS encoding phosphoesterase DHHA1 (PFAM: DHHA1 domain~COGs: COG2404 phosphohydrolase (DHH superfamily)~InterPro IPR003156~KEGG: aco:Amico_1914 phosphohydrolase (DHH superfamily)-like protein~PFAM: phosphoesterase DHHA1~SPTR: Phosphoesterase;~manually curated~IMG reference gene:2505285606_SP); protein product: MKVIHIISHTDLDGVTAAAVAWHRYFNNGYLIKVSLTGYGDVDNLVVECLKKKENFVVLDLFCQRTQTVDMLDKEFELPSEPVFFDHHKTTEERFPKRPWAMVDTSMCAAKVYFEWLSERDFLKGKIKEDLAGLVEIANDRDLWIGKIPESRLWQAYITMCGPYSLFARLAADPSPKLARWEHEGTTQFVKMQEERFKRALEEISGADKDLMFVKPNILEFGDVSDFCGLVLDKMENPPLLVAVANRRPQGDWSVSLRSRNALAGRIVGLLKDGRKVRGGGHADAAALYFPPNYSEELIKDSLQSAIKAVKEQEQSAGPTLGDLLKGIKD
- a CDS encoding Monogalactosyldiacylglycerol synthase (PFAM: Glycosyl transferases group 1; Monogalactosyldiacylglycerol (MGDG) synthase~COGs: COG0707 UDP-N-acetylglucosamine:LPS N-acetylglucosamine transferase~InterPro IPR009695: IPR001296~KEGG: tai:Taci_1764 monogalactosyldiacylglycerol synthase~PFAM: Monogalactosyldiacylglycerol synthase; glycosyl transferase group 1~SPTR: Putative monogalactosyldiacylglycerol synthase, domain protein), giving the protein MTKIRVAILYASVGTGHKTAAKALAKWFGTVSPDVEVLCLDTLSFYSPIVRGIYTRSYLELVRKMPQLWGYFYDTMDNPSARDGVLATLAELTEKVNTASLLDELENFAPHAVLFTHFFGSQVVLDKFKDRIPVCYVNTDFLSHVFHRNPAFYAWFVASEETLEQCLADDLEPERIFLTGIPVDPIYSSPPSKEEGRVKLGIDSKASHILVMGGGIGVGPIEEVLVSLYKDTDALITVICGNNEKLFQKLSSQWEDISRVEVKGFVDNIIDYYASSDLVFMKPGGLSTSELLCMGKPIILTDPIPGQEQRNSDYLLDRQAARVLFEYRRAASKANMILSSFQEMKRLSETAKKISRPFAGRDIALKTLEIVKRNKIKVNKSQ